A single window of Ferrimonas balearica DSM 9799 DNA harbors:
- a CDS encoding DUF3144 domain-containing protein, translated as MTVENTDPDFYHRADAHISLANSQVSNEVGAGKVSASFMYGMARYCAFVYAANSDSKPALEADRDKAIEYFVEQFRLSFEENFDDYVANYEKYLNR; from the coding sequence ATGACCGTGGAAAACACCGACCCCGATTTTTACCACCGGGCTGACGCCCATATCTCTCTGGCCAACAGCCAGGTCAGCAACGAGGTGGGAGCAGGCAAAGTCAGCGCGTCCTTTATGTATGGCATGGCCCGTTATTGCGCGTTTGTTTACGCCGCCAACAGCGACAGCAAACCGGCACTGGAGGCCGACCGCGATAAAGCCATCGAGTATTTTGTTGAGCAGTTCCGCCTCTCCTTTGAGGAGAACTTCGATGACTATGTGGCCAATTACGAGAAATATCTGAATCGGTAG
- a CDS encoding LysR family transcriptional regulator, translating to MSGRATLRQMEILLALRDAGSVSAAAERLHLTQPTVSMQLKKLSETLEADLYHQVGRRLQFTDAGERALETAIEVLASFERMEMDLADLKGLKRGTLRLGVVTTAKYFIPHLLGGFCERYPQIEIEFKVGNRQQVIDRLSEGRDDFYVFSHPPKDAPLALHEFLDNPLVAIASADHPWAKRRTVPLQEFAQEPFLIREHGSGTRYALERFLREQNAKLNVRMTVESNEAIRHSVMSGLGVSVISTHTLAFGGDSGLAILPVEGMPIRSHWYLAHHKAKSLSPVAATFLDWISQKDNLRIEA from the coding sequence ATGAGCGGCCGTGCCACATTAAGACAGATGGAGATTCTGTTGGCCCTTCGGGATGCCGGTTCCGTCAGTGCAGCGGCAGAACGACTGCACCTGACCCAACCGACGGTATCGATGCAGTTGAAGAAGCTCAGCGAGACGCTGGAAGCGGACCTCTATCACCAGGTAGGCCGCCGCCTTCAGTTTACCGATGCCGGTGAGCGGGCACTGGAGACCGCCATCGAGGTACTGGCGAGCTTTGAACGGATGGAGATGGATCTGGCGGACCTGAAGGGGTTGAAACGCGGCACCCTACGTTTGGGCGTTGTCACCACAGCCAAATACTTTATTCCGCACTTGCTTGGAGGTTTCTGTGAGCGTTACCCCCAGATTGAGATCGAATTTAAGGTGGGCAACCGACAGCAGGTGATTGATCGCCTGTCTGAAGGCCGTGACGACTTCTATGTGTTCAGCCACCCCCCCAAGGATGCGCCGCTGGCGCTGCACGAATTCCTCGACAACCCACTGGTGGCGATTGCGTCCGCTGATCACCCCTGGGCAAAACGGCGTACGGTGCCGCTGCAGGAGTTTGCCCAAGAACCGTTCCTTATCCGTGAACATGGCTCCGGCACCCGCTATGCGCTGGAGCGCTTTCTGCGTGAACAGAATGCCAAGCTCAATGTGCGTATGACGGTAGAAAGTAATGAAGCGATCCGTCACTCCGTGATGTCCGGCCTGGGCGTGTCAGTGATCTCCACCCATACCCTGGCGTTCGGTGGTGACTCCGGGCTGGCCATATTGCCGGTGGAGGGGATGCCGATTCGTTCGCACTGGTATCTGGCCCACCATAAGGCCAAATCGTTGTCGCCGGTGGCCGCCACCTTCCTCGATTGGATCAGCCAGAAAGACAACCTCCGCATCGAGGCGTAG
- a CDS encoding sodium-dependent bicarbonate transport family permease, whose protein sequence is MGLDIVVAFFILGAVAQLAKAELSLPQSLYQSLVIFLLLAIGLKGGIALSEHVNAALLVKSAAVLAFGFILPLIAFPLLRSFGHLPRLDAATIAAHYGSVSVATYAVAVAFLDSQGIEYEPYFPLFVALLEAPAIAVGLWLASRKGEKTDGKAIAKEMLLNQGMVLLLGGILIGWWGGERAERIMPFFGELFHGVLALFLLAMGQKAAQRWRELGANASFLASFGVAMPLIGAVLGTALAMLLGLSHGGMVLLATLGASASYIAVPAALSAALPKADLGPAITASLGVTFPFNVLVGIPLYSALISHFVL, encoded by the coding sequence ATGGGCCTGGACATCGTTGTTGCCTTCTTCATTCTGGGCGCGGTCGCCCAGTTGGCGAAGGCTGAGCTCAGTCTGCCACAGAGCCTCTACCAGTCGCTGGTCATCTTCCTGTTGTTGGCCATCGGCCTGAAGGGCGGTATCGCCCTGTCTGAACACGTCAACGCCGCGCTGCTGGTGAAGTCCGCTGCGGTGCTGGCGTTTGGTTTTATCCTGCCGTTGATCGCTTTCCCCCTGTTGCGCTCCTTCGGCCACCTGCCCCGCCTCGACGCCGCCACCATCGCCGCCCACTACGGTTCCGTCAGCGTGGCCACCTACGCGGTGGCGGTGGCGTTTCTGGACAGCCAGGGCATCGAGTACGAACCCTACTTCCCGCTCTTTGTGGCTCTGCTGGAAGCCCCGGCCATCGCCGTTGGCCTGTGGCTGGCCAGCCGCAAGGGTGAAAAAACCGACGGCAAAGCCATCGCCAAAGAGATGCTGCTGAATCAGGGCATGGTGTTGCTGCTGGGTGGCATTCTGATTGGCTGGTGGGGCGGCGAGCGCGCTGAACGCATCATGCCCTTCTTCGGCGAACTGTTCCACGGCGTACTGGCGCTGTTCCTGCTGGCCATGGGCCAGAAAGCCGCCCAGCGCTGGCGTGAGCTGGGCGCCAATGCCTCGTTCCTGGCCAGCTTCGGCGTGGCCATGCCGCTGATTGGTGCCGTGCTGGGTACCGCTCTGGCGATGCTGCTGGGCCTGAGCCACGGCGGTATGGTGCTGCTGGCCACCCTGGGCGCCAGCGCCTCCTACATCGCCGTCCCTGCCGCCCTGTCTGCGGCGCTGCCCAAAGCCGACCTGGGCCCGGCCATTACCGCCTCACTGGGCGTCACGTTTCCCTTCAATGTGCTGGTGGGCATCCCCCTCTACAGCGCGTTGATCAGCCATTTCGTTCTCTAA
- the purE gene encoding 5-(carboxyamino)imidazole ribonucleotide mutase, with protein MSQPKVSIIMGSQSDWATMEEATKPLEALGVAFETKVVSAHRTPDRLYQFCNDAHERGIQVIIAGAGGSAHLAGMAAAMTHLPVVAVPVSSRNLKGMDSLLSMVQMPRGVAVACQAIGGAGAYNAGLIAAQMLALGDAELTERLIDWRRSQTESVAEEVVK; from the coding sequence ATGTCTCAACCCAAAGTCAGTATCATCATGGGTTCTCAGTCCGATTGGGCCACCATGGAAGAAGCCACCAAGCCGCTGGAAGCGCTGGGCGTGGCGTTTGAAACCAAGGTGGTCTCCGCACACCGTACCCCGGATCGCCTTTACCAGTTCTGCAACGACGCCCATGAGCGTGGCATTCAGGTGATCATCGCCGGTGCCGGTGGCTCTGCGCACCTGGCGGGCATGGCCGCGGCCATGACCCACCTGCCGGTGGTCGCCGTACCGGTCTCCAGCCGCAACCTGAAAGGGATGGACAGCCTGCTGTCGATGGTTCAGATGCCCCGCGGTGTTGCAGTGGCCTGTCAGGCCATCGGCGGTGCCGGTGCCTACAACGCGGGCCTGATTGCCGCGCAGATGCTGGCGCTGGGTGATGCCGAGCTGACCGAACGCCTGATCGACTGGCGTCGCAGTCAGACCGAATCCGTGGCGGAAGAGGTCGTAAAATGA
- a CDS encoding 5-(carboxyamino)imidazole ribonucleotide synthase, translating into MKIGIIGCGQLARMLALAGWPRGVQFSFLAGPQEDPSPVMGLGTIHRLQEGDSAESIYQGLGEPDVITTEREQVEVALLASLQPFAPVFPQPEAVSICQHRAREKQFINDQGIATAPWQPVTPQTDLLALGHELGWPLFIKSCEDGYDGYNQWRINGPDDALPTLPEGVACIAEGGVAFERELSLVAVRGRDGKVRCYPLTENHHTAGILQHSLAPAPALADGLQQKAEAMAQRLLSAMNYVGVLTLELFLVNGEFKINELAPRVHNSGHWTQSGALTCQFENHVRAIAGLPLGPTDAPLPAAMVNLLGVEPPNPVICPDAKLHWYNKSVRPGRKVGHLNLTHADPQQLSRQVSELVAILYP; encoded by the coding sequence ATGAAAATTGGCATCATCGGCTGCGGCCAGCTGGCACGGATGCTGGCCCTGGCGGGCTGGCCCCGGGGAGTGCAGTTCAGCTTCCTGGCCGGTCCCCAGGAAGATCCGTCACCGGTGATGGGGCTTGGCACCATCCACCGCCTCCAGGAGGGAGACAGCGCCGAGTCCATCTACCAGGGATTGGGTGAGCCCGACGTCATCACCACCGAGCGTGAGCAGGTGGAAGTGGCGTTGCTGGCCTCTCTGCAGCCCTTTGCGCCGGTGTTCCCGCAGCCTGAGGCGGTCTCCATCTGCCAACACCGGGCCCGGGAGAAGCAGTTTATCAATGACCAGGGCATCGCCACGGCACCGTGGCAGCCGGTCACTCCCCAGACTGACCTGCTGGCCCTGGGCCATGAACTGGGCTGGCCGCTGTTCATCAAAAGCTGCGAAGACGGCTATGACGGCTACAACCAGTGGCGCATTAATGGCCCAGACGATGCGCTGCCGACGCTGCCGGAAGGCGTCGCCTGCATCGCTGAAGGCGGTGTGGCGTTTGAACGGGAGCTTTCGCTGGTGGCGGTGCGTGGCCGTGACGGCAAGGTACGCTGTTACCCGCTGACCGAAAACCACCACACCGCAGGCATTCTTCAGCACTCCCTGGCCCCGGCTCCGGCCCTGGCCGACGGGTTGCAGCAGAAAGCGGAAGCGATGGCTCAGCGCTTGCTGAGCGCGATGAACTACGTTGGCGTGCTGACCCTGGAGCTGTTCCTGGTGAACGGTGAGTTCAAGATCAATGAGCTGGCACCGCGGGTACACAACAGCGGTCATTGGACTCAGAGTGGCGCCCTCACCTGCCAGTTTGAGAACCACGTCCGTGCCATCGCCGGATTGCCGCTGGGCCCAACCGATGCGCCTCTGCCGGCTGCCATGGTCAACCTGCTGGGCGTTGAGCCGCCCAACCCGGTGATCTGTCCTGACGCCAAGCTGCACTGGTACAACAAATCAGTACGCCCGGGCCGCAAAGTGGGTCACCTCAACCTCACCCACGCCGACCCGCAACAGCTTTCTCGCCAGGTGTCGGAGTTGGTGGCCATCCTCTACCCCTGA
- a CDS encoding VPA1262 family N-terminal domain-containing protein yields MEGLHRCPIGKTDETVFFRRVLLSVQEAIDWYRALGSGDDKSPIPSRHEERNSQYDGVKIEISKLIDDPSWPYLGLPVGEGMFAHLSGRNHPAPFIGNSPARIHRRFGSQDGFDLMLADNKAVDFVARRLHVDLRLYREYLGSITLVAPDPVLKQIDNFMIPASADRGERIFYRFVPRAGESLAGLKITTFDEQGHLLTDFNTQEIPANGILDIDKGDCIGTYGYVVAHQQHGVLAYSPPSSFLRQMNFSMHIGPEESKKVSVPTGESANSPRMEYLAAQRSTLASQHLMGDGPRIPNVNARIANAAARREKIANAKQYGQRWFPDGSREEAIRFIQSELRRAKNRVMIADPYLAGLQLGQFLYAVNPETISVTLLSSALAFKSKGQGLSKTDDFSQRLTQLEKDAKVTAKAYVLQSSILHDRFLVIDDTVWFLGNSLNTLGDKASLIVKLPNPDEIIDQLEDMLKQAISFVDYEKHQTKDKDAGS; encoded by the coding sequence ATGGAAGGACTGCATCGGTGCCCCATCGGAAAAACCGACGAAACTGTTTTTTTTCGCCGTGTGCTTTTGAGTGTGCAAGAAGCTATTGACTGGTATCGCGCTCTTGGCAGTGGCGATGATAAATCCCCGATTCCCTCCCGACATGAGGAACGCAATAGCCAATACGATGGGGTCAAGATAGAAATCTCAAAGCTGATCGATGACCCATCCTGGCCGTATCTCGGCCTGCCGGTTGGGGAAGGGATGTTTGCACATCTTTCTGGACGAAACCATCCGGCGCCCTTCATTGGTAATTCCCCCGCCCGCATCCATCGCCGTTTCGGTAGTCAGGATGGCTTCGACTTGATGCTAGCTGATAATAAAGCCGTAGACTTTGTTGCAAGACGATTGCATGTTGATCTTAGGCTTTATAGGGAGTACCTCGGAAGCATTACATTAGTCGCGCCAGATCCTGTGCTAAAACAAATTGATAACTTTATGATTCCAGCCTCTGCTGATAGGGGCGAACGTATTTTCTATCGTTTTGTTCCTCGTGCAGGGGAATCGTTGGCTGGCCTGAAGATCACCACCTTCGACGAACAAGGCCACCTACTTACAGACTTCAACACGCAGGAAATTCCCGCCAATGGCATTTTGGATATTGATAAAGGCGACTGCATAGGCACTTATGGCTATGTTGTGGCTCACCAGCAACATGGCGTTTTGGCCTATAGCCCACCGTCTTCATTCCTACGCCAAATGAACTTTTCGATGCATATCGGTCCAGAGGAAAGCAAGAAGGTCAGCGTCCCTACTGGCGAATCAGCCAATTCCCCGCGCATGGAATATCTTGCGGCTCAACGTTCAACACTTGCCTCGCAGCACCTCATGGGAGATGGGCCGCGTATACCGAATGTCAACGCCCGCATAGCCAATGCGGCTGCACGCCGCGAAAAGATCGCAAACGCGAAGCAATACGGCCAGCGCTGGTTCCCTGACGGATCCCGTGAAGAGGCTATTCGCTTTATTCAGAGTGAACTGAGGCGCGCCAAGAATAGAGTGATGATTGCTGACCCTTATCTTGCCGGATTGCAATTAGGACAATTTCTGTACGCCGTTAATCCAGAAACCATTTCAGTGACCCTGCTGAGCTCAGCCCTCGCATTTAAGTCTAAGGGGCAAGGGCTCTCGAAGACCGATGACTTTAGCCAGCGACTCACCCAACTGGAAAAGGACGCCAAGGTAACTGCCAAGGCATACGTGCTCCAGTCATCCATCCTGCACGACCGCTTCCTTGTAATAGATGATACCGTCTGGTTCCTTGGCAACTCGCTGAACACTTTGGGCGACAAGGCATCCCTAATCGTTAAACTTCCCAATCCGGATGAGATCATTGACCAGCTTGAAGATATGCTGAAACAGGCAATATCCTTTGTCGACTATGAGAAACATCAAACTAAGGATAAGGACGCCGGGTCATGA
- a CDS encoding RDD family protein has product MVEEELEYGGFWIRVGAALIDSVLLAMVIAPILTLLYGKEYWLDQTQIWGTWDLLLNYLLPAIAVILFWMAKSATPGKMVLKLTIVDAKTGGKPSTGQLVVRYLGYYVSTIPLLLGLFWVGIDKRKQGWHDKLAGTVVLRQHRKQAVEFEQEAP; this is encoded by the coding sequence ATGGTGGAAGAGGAACTGGAGTACGGTGGATTCTGGATTCGGGTTGGTGCAGCCCTGATCGACAGCGTTCTGCTGGCGATGGTCATCGCCCCCATACTGACGCTGCTTTATGGCAAGGAGTACTGGCTGGACCAAACCCAGATATGGGGCACCTGGGACCTGCTGCTGAACTACCTGTTGCCCGCCATCGCGGTGATCCTGTTCTGGATGGCCAAGTCCGCCACGCCGGGCAAGATGGTGCTCAAGCTCACCATTGTCGACGCCAAAACCGGCGGCAAGCCCAGCACCGGCCAGTTGGTGGTGCGTTACCTCGGCTACTACGTCAGTACCATTCCGCTGTTGCTGGGCCTGTTTTGGGTCGGCATCGACAAGCGCAAACAGGGCTGGCACGACAAATTGGCAGGCACCGTGGTGCTGCGCCAGCATCGTAAGCAGGCGGTGGAATTTGAACAGGAGGCCCCCTGA
- a CDS encoding efflux RND transporter periplasmic adaptor subunit → MQRKAPRRLRGLWLGLLATALLVSGGYLWAQYGQGQQSVRASRLQLATVERGDMVREVAARGRIVAANAPVLFSPSAGHINLQVQAGEIVEQGQVLAHIDSPELEAQLSQQQAILERQTLDLQRQQLEARRTALELQRRRDQALVTRTAAEREKQRADRAAESDLISDIDHQQAQDEFASARIAFAHAEQEIALARDTLQFEQRTAEVELERQRLTVAELQRQVDALTLRSPLDGLVGNTLVGQREQVADNQPLLSVVSLSDYQAELQVPESYADELGLTMAVSLSVGGAQIEGEIAGISPEIVANQVTVRVRFPPPEVRLRQNQRVTAQVRLESLENVLMVRRGAFIQSGHGRTGFRVDGAMAQRVPLQLGASSLTHIEILAGADAGDQLIISDLSGLLNSSEILIK, encoded by the coding sequence GTGCAGCGCAAGGCTCCACGTCGCCTTCGCGGACTGTGGCTCGGCCTGTTGGCCACGGCACTGCTGGTGAGCGGCGGCTACCTCTGGGCTCAGTATGGTCAGGGCCAGCAAAGTGTTCGTGCCAGTCGGCTGCAGCTGGCCACCGTCGAACGGGGCGACATGGTGCGGGAAGTGGCCGCACGGGGTCGCATTGTCGCCGCCAATGCCCCGGTGCTGTTCAGCCCCTCCGCCGGCCACATCAATCTGCAGGTGCAGGCGGGTGAGATTGTCGAACAGGGCCAGGTACTGGCGCACATCGACAGCCCCGAACTGGAAGCGCAGCTCTCTCAACAGCAGGCGATTCTGGAACGCCAGACTCTGGACCTTCAGCGCCAGCAACTGGAAGCGCGCCGTACCGCTCTGGAGCTGCAACGCCGTCGCGATCAGGCGTTGGTTACCCGCACCGCCGCCGAGCGGGAAAAGCAACGCGCCGACCGGGCCGCCGAGTCGGACCTCATCAGTGACATCGACCATCAGCAGGCCCAGGACGAGTTTGCCAGCGCCCGCATCGCCTTTGCTCACGCTGAGCAGGAGATCGCGCTGGCCCGGGACACCCTGCAGTTTGAACAGCGTACCGCCGAAGTGGAGCTGGAGCGCCAGCGCCTGACCGTGGCCGAGCTGCAACGGCAGGTGGATGCCCTGACCCTGCGTTCACCGCTTGATGGCCTGGTGGGCAACACCCTGGTGGGCCAGCGCGAGCAGGTGGCGGACAACCAGCCGCTGCTGTCGGTGGTCAGCCTCAGTGACTATCAGGCAGAGCTGCAGGTGCCGGAAAGCTACGCCGACGAACTGGGCCTGACCATGGCGGTCAGCCTGTCGGTGGGCGGTGCGCAGATTGAGGGCGAGATCGCCGGCATTAGCCCGGAGATCGTCGCCAACCAGGTCACCGTCCGGGTTCGTTTCCCGCCACCGGAGGTGCGCCTGCGCCAGAACCAGCGGGTCACTGCTCAGGTGCGACTGGAATCTCTGGAGAACGTGCTGATGGTACGCCGGGGCGCCTTTATTCAGTCCGGCCATGGTCGCACCGGCTTCCGGGTTGACGGCGCAATGGCCCAGCGCGTGCCCCTGCAACTGGGCGCCAGCAGCCTGACCCACATCGAAATCCTCGCCGGTGCCGACGCCGGTGATCAACTCATCATCTCCGATCTCTCCGGGCTGCTGAACAGCAGCGAGATCCTCATTAAGTAA
- a CDS encoding ABC transporter ATP-binding protein has translation MLHMDNIGKVFRTDLIETHALRGLQLSVNEGEFVAVTGPSGSGKTTFLNIAGLLENASSGQYFLDGEEVSMLTDRERSQLRNEKIGFIFQGYNLLPDLNLFDNVDVPLRYRGFSAAERRRRIEEALEQVGLAARMKHLPSQLSGGQQQRVAIARALAGSPRILLADEPTGNLDSLMARQVMQLLNEINRNGTTIIMVTHDAEQAAQTQRNIHIVDGQICDLAMLNRRTAVEPVAAEG, from the coding sequence ATGCTGCACATGGACAATATCGGCAAAGTATTCCGTACCGATCTGATCGAAACTCACGCCCTGAGAGGCCTGCAACTGTCCGTCAACGAGGGAGAGTTCGTTGCGGTAACCGGCCCCTCCGGCAGTGGCAAAACCACCTTTCTCAACATCGCCGGATTGCTGGAGAACGCCTCCAGTGGCCAGTATTTCCTCGATGGTGAAGAGGTCAGCATGCTGACCGACCGGGAGCGCTCGCAGCTGCGCAATGAGAAGATCGGTTTTATCTTCCAGGGCTACAACCTGCTGCCGGACCTGAACCTGTTTGATAACGTCGACGTGCCCCTGCGCTACCGCGGATTCAGCGCCGCCGAGCGCCGTCGCCGCATCGAAGAGGCGCTGGAACAGGTGGGACTGGCCGCCCGGATGAAGCACCTGCCCTCCCAGCTGTCCGGGGGACAACAACAGCGTGTGGCCATCGCCCGTGCCCTGGCCGGTTCACCCCGCATCCTGTTGGCGGATGAGCCCACCGGTAACCTGGACTCCCTGATGGCGCGTCAGGTGATGCAGCTGCTGAACGAGATCAACCGCAACGGCACCACCATCATCATGGTGACCCACGACGCCGAACAAGCCGCGCAAACCCAGCGCAATATCCACATCGTCGATGGCCAGATCTGCGATCTGGCGATGCTCAACCGCCGCACCGCCGTCGAGCCGGTTGCCGCCGAGGGATAA
- a CDS encoding ABC transporter permease, whose protein sequence is MTLFNYYLKLAWLSVRQSPVISTLMVLAIAIGIGTAGTSLTVHHTMSHNPMAHKDDQLYAVQLQSHEEGHHSGTEDGLYYQITYQDAINLSKQSGPVRQAAMIRTGFTVQPENPDQYPFIADGRATGRDFFAMFDATFVHGAAWTDEQGELAEPVTVISQSLNDKLFGGGNNVGRTIDANGKVYTVVGIITDYKPQPLFYDVNNGAFHPHEEMFIPFSLLPVHEIAAWGNTDGWKQEMINSYADRLNSELYWVQYWVELRDSEHRDQYHQQLAAYIDQQQEIGRFTNPDAVSELRRVSEWLEYNEVVSEDNRILLALSFLFLAVCLVNMVGLLLAKFLRHAANVGIRRALGASRGQVMAQHLTEVGLIGLLGGLLGSVFALIGLAGLRQLYPGYDQLARMDLTILFSLLTLALCAALLAGLFPAWRIGRTNPAHYLKSQ, encoded by the coding sequence ATGACGCTGTTTAACTACTACCTCAAACTCGCCTGGCTCAGCGTCCGCCAGAGCCCGGTGATCAGCACCCTGATGGTGCTGGCCATCGCCATCGGCATCGGCACAGCCGGTACCAGCCTGACCGTCCACCACACCATGAGCCACAACCCCATGGCCCATAAGGACGACCAACTCTACGCGGTGCAGCTGCAAAGCCATGAAGAGGGGCACCACTCCGGCACCGAAGATGGCCTGTACTACCAGATCACCTATCAGGACGCGATCAACCTGAGCAAGCAGTCCGGCCCGGTGCGACAGGCGGCGATGATCCGCACCGGCTTTACCGTCCAGCCGGAGAACCCGGACCAATACCCCTTTATCGCCGATGGCCGCGCCACCGGCCGCGACTTCTTCGCCATGTTCGACGCCACCTTCGTGCATGGCGCGGCCTGGACCGACGAGCAGGGAGAGCTGGCCGAACCGGTGACGGTGATCAGCCAAAGCCTCAACGACAAGCTGTTTGGCGGCGGCAACAACGTAGGCCGCACCATCGATGCCAACGGCAAGGTCTACACCGTGGTGGGCATCATCACCGACTACAAGCCGCAGCCGCTGTTCTATGACGTCAACAACGGCGCCTTCCACCCCCACGAGGAGATGTTTATCCCCTTCAGCCTGCTGCCGGTGCATGAGATTGCCGCCTGGGGCAACACCGATGGCTGGAAGCAGGAGATGATCAACAGCTACGCCGACCGCCTCAATTCCGAACTCTACTGGGTGCAGTACTGGGTTGAGCTGCGGGACAGCGAGCACCGTGATCAGTACCACCAGCAGCTGGCCGCCTATATCGACCAGCAACAGGAGATTGGCCGCTTTACCAACCCCGATGCCGTGAGCGAGCTGCGCCGGGTCAGTGAGTGGCTGGAATACAACGAGGTGGTCAGCGAGGACAACCGCATTCTGCTGGCGCTGTCGTTCCTGTTCCTGGCGGTGTGCCTGGTCAATATGGTTGGCCTGCTGCTGGCCAAATTCCTGCGCCACGCCGCCAATGTGGGCATTCGTCGGGCGCTGGGGGCCAGTCGCGGGCAAGTGATGGCCCAGCATCTTACTGAGGTGGGATTGATTGGCCTGCTGGGCGGCCTGCTGGGCAGCGTATTTGCCCTGATTGGCCTGGCGGGACTGCGCCAGCTCTACCCCGGTTATGACCAGCTGGCGCGGATGGACCTCACCATCCTGTTCAGCCTGCTGACTCTGGCGCTGTGTGCCGCCCTGCTGGCTGGGCTTTTTCCGGCCTGGCGCATCGGCCGCACCAACCCCGCCCACTACCTGAAAAGCCAATAA
- a CDS encoding ABC transporter permease gives MFELRPILSALLRNKSGPLLIVLQLALTLAVVANAAFIIQERLAMMARDSGIPESELIGFTLAEMHMDKDLLAQRQMDEQALRAIPGVKDAVATNHLPLTNSGSSTTVSSGPSGEGRKLNVGYYTGNEHLFTTLGLSLSEGRTFDASDIRSGGHTSTPPSQVMLSRDSAEYLFPDSSAVGKHVYLRDEPIEVVGVYDRLQTPWPHRTHSFASALLPVENDRFFVRYIVRVDPAQRDAVMKQIESTLLALDPSRVITSLRHFDEIRERAYRNDRAMAVLLGVVIVLLLVVTALGVVGLASYSVAQRRKQIGTRRALGATRTAIVRHFLTENMMICLTGMGLGLLAGLGLNQYLMHHYELSRLPLSYLGVTLAGLVLLSQCAAASPALRAARVSPALATRSV, from the coding sequence ATGTTTGAACTTCGCCCTATTCTGTCGGCCCTGCTGCGAAACAAAAGTGGCCCGCTGCTGATTGTGCTGCAACTGGCCCTGACCCTGGCCGTGGTTGCCAACGCCGCCTTTATCATCCAGGAGCGCCTGGCCATGATGGCGCGGGACTCCGGCATCCCCGAATCTGAGCTTATCGGCTTTACCCTGGCCGAGATGCACATGGATAAAGACCTGCTGGCCCAGCGCCAGATGGACGAGCAGGCTCTGCGCGCCATCCCCGGCGTGAAAGACGCGGTGGCCACCAACCACCTGCCCCTGACCAACAGTGGCTCCTCCACCACGGTGAGCTCCGGGCCCAGTGGCGAAGGCCGTAAGCTGAACGTGGGCTACTACACCGGCAACGAGCACCTGTTCACCACCCTGGGCCTCAGCCTCAGTGAGGGCCGCACCTTCGACGCCAGTGACATCCGCAGTGGTGGCCACACCAGCACCCCGCCTTCGCAGGTGATGCTGAGCCGCGACAGCGCCGAGTACCTGTTTCCCGACAGCAGTGCCGTAGGCAAACACGTCTACCTGCGGGATGAGCCCATCGAAGTGGTGGGCGTCTATGACCGCCTGCAAACCCCCTGGCCCCATCGCACTCACAGCTTCGCCTCCGCCCTGCTGCCGGTGGAAAACGATCGCTTCTTTGTCCGCTACATCGTGCGGGTCGACCCCGCCCAGCGGGATGCGGTGATGAAGCAGATTGAGTCCACCCTGCTGGCGCTGGACCCCAGCCGGGTGATCACCAGCCTGCGCCACTTTGACGAGATCCGCGAGCGGGCCTACCGCAATGACCGCGCCATGGCGGTGCTGCTGGGGGTGGTGATCGTGCTGCTGCTGGTGGTGACTGCGCTGGGGGTGGTCGGACTGGCCAGCTACAGCGTGGCACAGCGCCGCAAGCAGATCGGCACCCGGCGCGCCCTGGGCGCCACCCGCACCGCCATTGTCCGCCACTTCCTCACCGAGAATATGATGATCTGCCTGACCGGAATGGGGCTGGGGCTGCTGGCCGGGCTGGGGTTGAACCAATACCTGATGCACCACTACGAGCTGAGCCGTCTGCCGCTGAGTTATCTGGGGGTGACTCTGGCGGGGCTGGTGTTGCTCAGTCAGTGTGCCGCCGCTTCCCCCGCGCTGCGGGCCGCTCGGGTCTCCCCCGCGCTGGCGACCCGCTCGGTGTAA